CTCAAGCAATGATATTTTTTCCTTATCTTTGACCGATCTTAAGCGCGCATATATGAACGCAGGTTTACTGGTTTTAGCCATTGCAGCAAGAATTGTTTGAACAAATGAATACTGCTTGTAATACGATAGTTCATATAATGCTTTTGCAATGATCATCCCAGACTCAGCATCACCTGCTTCTTTGAAAAAATAATATGTCGCAAAAAGGCATCGTAGGTAACGGTCATGATCATCATAATCTTCTTTATATTTCAAAGCAAGTTCATACTGCCGCAATGCATTCTTTTGTTTTGGGATTATCCCTGTATGCGGGATCATTGCTATATTAATATATTCCCCTTCAACAATGCTGTACACAATTACACCATCAGCATACGGGACCCATCGTGGTGTTGCTGATGGCTCTTCAACAAGCGTTAGCGGGTATTCTTCTTTTTTGCTTACATCATAGGCATACAGTATACTTGCATCATTGGTATTCACTATACCATCATTATTGGTGTCTTGTTCAATGCGCATAAAATAAATTTCATTTCTGGTTTTACCAAAGCAGGGCGATAGCTCTAAATATTCATTGTGAGTGATTTGATTTATTTGACCAGTGGTAAGATCTACTGTAAAAACATTGGTTCCTTTTTGATTTTTTTTCACAAATATTAGCGTATTACCATCATTGGAAAACCGCGGCTGCATGCCCTCAGTAATTTTTTTTATGCCTTTCCCATCCCTTCCCATGATGTAGATAGATTCCTCGCCATCGCGGGTAGATGAAAACGCAATTAATTTTCCATCTGGCGAAAAGCATGGTGAAGCATCACGTACTGGTACGATAGCTCCTGAAAGCGGGTCCCTTATAACAGTAATATTTGTTGATGGTGCTTCCTGATCGGATTGTGCAATCATCGTTTCAGGATCAAGCTTCATGATAAAGATATCACCTTCAGGATCATCTCTGGTGGAAACAAATGCACACCATTTACCATCCACTGATACGTCAGGAGAGAAATCACGAGCGGGATGCATGGTTATACGGACAGTAGTAATGTCATTGAGCGCTCGCAGGTAAATATCAAAATTATTGCGTTCCTTATTTGAAGCATATACAAAATATTTTCCATCAGCAGTTATACTACCGCTCACATTGACCTTACGATCAAAGGTGAGCGGTATTGAACGTCCTGTTCCAAAACGATATTCTTTTGTTAAAACTTGTGAATAATCAAACGGTATGTCGCGGTATGCTGTTGTAGCACATCCCGTGAGTAATAATACAACAATTGCAATTACAATACGTTTCATTTTTTTACCCAGCGCCCATCCTCTTTTTGTATCCAGTCGCCTTTTTTTGCTTTTGCATGCTGCTCTTTTGCAAAATCATACCCAAACCGTATAGCTTTAGGATCATTTTTATCCTGTGAGCCAGAACTTTTAATAAAAATAATCACTCGTGCATTATTTTCATCATTAACAACAGAACGTATGGCTGCACTATCTTTGACTGACTGTAATTTCTTTTCATCTACTATTCCCACATATCCGTTATTCATTTCACCAATAATTCCCATGTCTTTATACATGCGTATCCTGTCAAGGTTGAGTTCACGTATCTTTATTGCCTGTAGTAGGGATTCATCTGTAGATATAAATGCATAACGTTCCCCCTTTGACGGAACCATAACTGTTGAAGTGACCCAGGCGTCCTTCTCAATTTCTTTGTATTCACCAATAAGCTGACGCTCCAAAGCCGTTTTTTCACCTGTAATGTGTATTGCAGGGGGATGTATCTCAATACAGCTTGGCATTCCTTTTAGGCAAGCTGATGAACTGCATCGTACCTGTGAATACAGTATTCCCGCAACGATAGCCAGTGCTATCGCCACTATATGTTTCATAACGTTTCCTCCCTTACCCTGTTAAAAAATTCAACTACCGGTATCCGCTCATAGCGTACTTGCTCATTATTGACAGTAACAAAAACACCCAGCACTTTCTTTTTAAATAAAACAGTAGGATAAACTAGCCCTTTATCAAGATAAAAATCAAAACCGGTAATAATAAGTGAGTTGTCTACTGCAAACTGTGCCATTCCCAATTTAGATCTGCCACGCTCTTCATTAATACCTTTGAACAGCCTGTTTGCAAATTGTTCGCCCACCTTATAGATATTTACTGAACCAGAAATATCAAAATCCTGTGCAATATTAAGATTCTTGCCCACAACCTGTGCATTAAAAGATAACAATGAATCTTTATTAATTTTGACCGACTCAGGCTTGTCAAGCTTGCCTATATCAATGTCATGTGCATTGAGGACAATTTTAAATTCCATGTTTTGCGGATTGAGATCGGCCAGATTGAAATATAATTCTTTAAAGGTAACCGTGCCCTTTAACACCTGTGCACTAAAATCTTTGATTTCAAGTATATTGCGATTAAAACCAATATGCCCGTGAATGTTTGTAACATATTCAAATGCAATATTTCGTGATGGATGCTGTGCCACAATTTTACCAATTGAAACGTTTGCCTTTTGTTTGAAAAACTGAATATTCATAACATCTGTTGAATCAAATGGTATTTTAAAGCTCTTGCCCATTGAGTAGGCTATAGGTATATTCATGTCAACAGGGCCAACAAAAAGCTTTGCAGAATCATTACTAAGCAGAAAACCCTTTGACTGCAAGCTTCCTGTGGCAACTAATGTATGCAGTGTTCCTTTGAGGGCTATAATTGCTTGCAGCATACCGCTCAATGAGTAATTGCCAAATGCAACTTTTGACGTCGGAGCAACCTTTGCTCCTGCCTCAATATCAAGCATCAATTCCTGATTTGTCATCAATGAGCCTTTCACATAACAATGAGCCTTGTGCTTGTAGCTTGATACATCAAAGTAGGATATATCAATTTTTCCTTTTTTTGGTTTTTGTGTAATTGCTGCTTGTACCAATAAATCATCAATGGAATAATCAGGTATATTACACATCGCTTTAATATTAATACTATTTGTTTCTTCAGAACTACTTAGATCTGTATGTATATTCAGTGTCACAGGTTTTGTTATAGGACTTGATGAAAGGGAATGCTTAAGCTGAGCTGGAAGAGTATATGCTATTGAAGAAAGATCAAACTTTAACATAGAAACTGTAATGTCTGCATTCAAACTTTCACCCAGTATTACTTTACCAAAAGCTTCACATCGAATTGTTTCAGATGCTATCTCCGGTGCTTTATGAATTAAAAGTAATTTTTGGATGTCCAGAGAATTATTATTCATAGAATACAATACAGTACACTGTACACTGACACTGTTTTCCCTAGATTTGTTTTCATCCAATGAATACACAAAATGTGGTAATTGAGCATCAACAGTTGCCTCAATAAAAGGATTGCGCATGATTACTGAATACGGTATTTCAACTGTTGGTATGGTAATAGCAAAATCTCCCGTAGAAAACGCAAGTTTACTACCTCTTATTGCACCTTTAACTTTTAACTCATGTGAATCCCCTGTAATCATAAGAGGAAATATTGAAAGCGAACCATTAAAATATGGTTTTTTACCCAGAAGTATACTGGTGTATCTATACACTTCATTAAGACGGATATTGCTATCAAGCATGGCAAACTGTATTGTAGGCTGTGTATTTATTTTTTTTATGGTTCCAGCAAATGATATCCAGGTTGATTGCGCAAATACAACTTTCAATATATTGCAGTGCAATATATCATCTGTTGGATTGTATACAATATCATATTTTACTTGTGCATTGAGGGGGGCTACATGCTTTCTTGTAAACCTGATGGGAGTATTGTGGGTACCACACTTAAAATTACTTGCCACTTGTGTTTCTTCAGGATTATATAAAAGATTGAAAGTAAATAACACCGGTGGCCCTGCAGCAATATCCCTTGACACAAACGAAAGTTGTAGCGTTTGGTCGGGATTTACTTTTATGTGTAATTTGTCAAATATCATTACTGCCATAAGATTTAATGGAATATGGCGTGTTGGGGGAATGTGGAATGAAATGCCTGCTGAAAAATTATCAAGATTGAGATTATACGTGCTGCTTTTAATATGTAACGAAAGATTTTCCACTACAAACCCAAAAAGAATTTCAAATGGAACTGGCAAAGTTATTTCATCCTTTTTTTCTTTTTCTTTTTTGTCTTTATCTTCTTCTATTTTATCTTCTTTTGCATGTGGTTTTAACAATTTTTGAACATTCCATATTCCATTATGCTCTTCTATATATATGTGTGGCTTATATATGCCAATTTCATATATTTTTATTTTCCCTATAAACAGTGGGAAAAAACTATACCTCAATTTTAACTCATCAAAATAAATGACAGGTTTTAAATCATTAATATTCAAAAGTTTGAAATTCTTTATTTCAAAGCCATTGAATAAAGAAAAATGAGTCACATCACAGGAAGCTTTTGCATTGAGGTTGGACTCTACCTGGTTAATAATAATTTTTTCTACTCGTTCGTTGGTTAATACAATATTGGCAATGCATAGAATCAGTACAATTAAAATGATCAGGCTGCTGAGTGCTATCACACTATAAAAGACAATTGAAAAGATGCATCGCGTAAGAGTTCTCAAGTGAATGCTCCATACGTTCTATTACAAGCTTGAAGTACAATACCAAGTGTAACTATATCAAAAACTTTTTTTCATTGACATATCAATTATTAACTTTTTACCATGACATAAATATTTATAAAAAAAGGGTAACGTATGAGTACACTAAATGATCTTTTTTCTTCTGAATATTTAAAAGACAACGCCATTCTCATAGGTAAAATCAAAAAACCAACAATCACCAAAGAAGAAGCTAACCAAATCCTAGAATTTGTCAAGCAAGATATACAAAACTACCCTGACCACCAGCATTTTATACTTGATGTCCTTGTGGTACAGGAGGTATCAAATCCAATAATAGGCGTTTTAATGAAAGCGCTGCAATTCTGGAAAAAAACAAGAGGGTATGCTCTCCTTGTGATGACTGATGATCTTTTGCAAAAAATAATGATTGAACAGCCTGCAATGTTTGACTTTTTTGCAGTTTTTCATAGTATTGATGAAGCAATAGCCTTTACAAAAAAGGCCTAAAGGTTATAACTCTTTAATTATTTTTCTTTCAACTCCAACTGCCCTTACCTCACGGTGCTCAATAATATCATTCATTTTGGGCTCTTCCTTAAAGCGCATCACATTCAACATGAATATTTCAAGCTTGTTTAATGTTGTAGGAGGGAGAGTATTTCCATCAATTTCCAATGACATTACGGGATATCCTTGTAACCGCGCCCAAGGGGTGAGAATTCCTTCAATTACACGGCCAATCAAACAAGCAAATGGCGAGATATTGACAATGCCCGAATACCCATCCTGCATTGCTGATGCTGCAACGCCACTTGACACACTTATCTCGGACTGAAGCTCTAAATTAACAAAATGTTTTTTTGCCATGTCCATTATTGCATGCATATCATGAGGAGTTTCCAGAATAAGCCCTGTTTTCCCAAGTGCTCTTTTAACTTTTTTTTCTACCGAATGTTTATACCATTGTTCAATATAAAATCGTAATAACTTTTTTGTTTCAGCTATAAAAAGCTTTTTATACCATGGCGCTTGCTTTATTACCTTTTTAAGCTCATACTCGCGAACAAAATCACAATAATAGATCCATTCACTAACTCCTGAAACCTTGGCAATAATTCCTTTTGTGCTGAAATGTTTAATAAGTTCATCAATTGCAAAATCATCTCTGCGTACATAGATCTCTCCCACTACCAGTACTTTTGGGCATTGGGCGATAGCTCTTTGTAATGGTATTTTGCTGATAGTATCAGCTATTCTTTTTAGCACCGGTATCACTCTGGTAATATCCTTTTCTGCAACCTGAAGTAACTCCTGCCACAGTGTATCATACACTGCAAGTGCAGCTATTGGGTCTTTGGCACATGCTCTCAGTGCTGTTTCAATATCTTTCATATAGTCGCTGATGACAACTCCCCACCATGCATGTTTTGAAAAGTGC
Above is a genomic segment from Spirochaetota bacterium containing:
- a CDS encoding YdbL family protein, producing MKHIVAIALAIVAGILYSQVRCSSSACLKGMPSCIEIHPPAIHITGEKTALERQLIGEYKEIEKDAWVTSTVMVPSKGERYAFISTDESLLQAIKIRELNLDRIRMYKDMGIIGEMNNGYVGIVDEKKLQSVKDSAAIRSVVNDENNARVIIFIKSSGSQDKNDPKAIRFGYDFAKEQHAKAKKGDWIQKEDGRWVKK
- a CDS encoding AsmA family protein, yielding MRTLTRCIFSIVFYSVIALSSLIILIVLILCIANIVLTNERVEKIIINQVESNLNAKASCDVTHFSLFNGFEIKNFKLLNINDLKPVIYFDELKLRYSFFPLFIGKIKIYEIGIYKPHIYIEEHNGIWNVQKLLKPHAKEDKIEEDKDKKEKEKKDEITLPVPFEILFGFVVENLSLHIKSSTYNLNLDNFSAGISFHIPPTRHIPLNLMAVMIFDKLHIKVNPDQTLQLSFVSRDIAAGPPVLFTFNLLYNPEETQVASNFKCGTHNTPIRFTRKHVAPLNAQVKYDIVYNPTDDILHCNILKVVFAQSTWISFAGTIKKINTQPTIQFAMLDSNIRLNEVYRYTSILLGKKPYFNGSLSIFPLMITGDSHELKVKGAIRGSKLAFSTGDFAITIPTVEIPYSVIMRNPFIEATVDAQLPHFVYSLDENKSRENSVSVQCTVLYSMNNNSLDIQKLLLIHKAPEIASETIRCEAFGKVILGESLNADITVSMLKFDLSSIAYTLPAQLKHSLSSSPITKPVTLNIHTDLSSSEETNSINIKAMCNIPDYSIDDLLVQAAITQKPKKGKIDISYFDVSSYKHKAHCYVKGSLMTNQELMLDIEAGAKVAPTSKVAFGNYSLSGMLQAIIALKGTLHTLVATGSLQSKGFLLSNDSAKLFVGPVDMNIPIAYSMGKSFKIPFDSTDVMNIQFFKQKANVSIGKIVAQHPSRNIAFEYVTNIHGHIGFNRNILEIKDFSAQVLKGTVTFKELYFNLADLNPQNMEFKIVLNAHDIDIGKLDKPESVKINKDSLLSFNAQVVGKNLNIAQDFDISGSVNIYKVGEQFANRLFKGINEERGRSKLGMAQFAVDNSLIITGFDFYLDKGLVYPTVLFKKKVLGVFVTVNNEQVRYERIPVVEFFNRVREETL